The sequence TGACGACATCTCGCTGGACATCAAAGGTGTATCGTGGTGTTTCAGGGATTGTTAAGCGATAATAGAGAGCAATGCAGCCTGGAACAGCGCCGAAACCGATGACCACACGCCACATTTTATCCACAGCGACTTGACAAACACCAGAACACTGGCTTTCGCTTTCCGCTGTTTTCAGGGACTCTTTGAAGCCAGCTGCGACGATCAAGGCGACCAAAGCTGCAGCAAACTGTCCAATTCCCTGCATGGCGAAGACTGCACCCATCATGGCACCTCGCCATTTGGTAGTTGCGAATCTGAAGGATGCAACGGTCAGCAGATGGTCCAGAGAACCTGCTATGCAGACCAATTGAGATATCGTGAAGCTTACTCTGATGTGATAATGGACGAAAGAGGATAATCACCACCAATTCCAATCCCCATGATTACACGCCAGAAGATTAAGAGACCAACAATTGAAACACCAGGAGAATCGGACGACAACGCTTGGGCGAGAGTCGCGAAGATGATGACCATCAGCTCAAGACCAtacatcttctttctaccgACGACATCGGCAAGCCATCCAAACCCAACCTGGCCAATGACCGTACCCCCAGACGTAGCGACCTTGATCGCGGTGTCAGCACTAGAAGGGATCTTCCCTGGTTTATCTTTGGCATCGAGCCAGAAGACGACACCTAACATGGCACTGGCCAGGTTGATGGCGAAGATGTCGTAGGCATCAGTGAAAAAGCCGATTCCGGCAACGACGATAGCGCGAATGTGATACCAGCCAAAGGGTGCCTTGTCGATTTCTGCAAGAGCTAGGCGTCTGCGTTCATTTGGATCCTGGATATGGGCGAACTGGTTGTGGAAATTTTTGAAGGCGGAGTTACCGCCAGCAGTGTAGGTCGCCATGTATGGCCTGTGCGAGCCCTCAGTTTGAGGTTATGACCTGAAAGGTGGCCTCAGAAAGAACGGCGCAAGTTTGGAGATGCAGAGTGTAGGGAGCTGGTTTGAAGGAATGGAAAAAGGTCGGCGAACAGCATGGAGGCTGCGAGAAGTAGGATTTTATATGAAAAGAGGGCCCCCGGGTGGTGAAGGTCCACCCTCTGATAGCCCAAGCCCGTCATCTACACGTGGTGAGCAGACGGGCGAGGGATTTTTCCCACCCACACAGTGTCGCAAGGCAGTCAAGGCGGCCTTTCCTTTCGCCGTTGGCTCAGCCGGCGCGGCATTTTTGCAACTAGCGGGGACGTGCATATTATGCACGGCTCACCCGGGCTAAGCATGCTCCCGGCTTCTTGCCCGTCTTGGGAACGTGCTTATCGAGAAGCTTGACCCGCGCACTCCGTTGATTGATGCCAAGACCCGCCTCCCTTTCCACAGAGCGGGCGTCGCCAGCGCACGTGGGCTCCGGCGCTTGCTGGGCGGGCTCTCGGCGCCAAGAAGTGCCGTCCTTGGCAAGGCTTAACCGTCAATCTCTGCATCCCGAAGCGGCAAGTGAGCACGTTGGCAACTCGTGCTGCGGTTTTCCGCCGGCGTTCGCGCGGTGGGAGGGACGTGTATTCATGGATAACGGCGGTGTACTTTGTGATCCCGCATTTAATAAACGAAGCGTCTTCTCTGCAGGGAGACAGCTTACTGCAGCTGCTTCTTGAGAATACCTGCCTCCAGCCcaggaaaacaaaaagataTTCTTGTTCGGCAAAAATGTCCGAATCCACACCTCACTTTGATACCCTTGAGCATCTTCCCCAGCTTGTCACATATCCCGCCATCTCAGAGGATGACAAGATCTCTGCCCTTCGCCTCATCGCCGATAGTGTGGCCCAGCAACGCCAAATTGCTGCAAAATCCCTGATATCACATCCACTCTGCATCACTGCACTAGTCCTTCTTATATCCCTGGCCGGAAAATATCAGTCCCATGGAAAATCACTGGGCGACCTGGCGTTTGTAGGCACTACCGGCGCAGGATGCATAATGATCTTGCTCGTGCTTGTGCAATGGGTGACCAGCGCGTACCTCGAAGAGGCGTCACGCGTTGGAACCTGGAAATGGCTGAAAAGCGAGGCCAAGGACCCTTCTACCCCAGTCAGCCCACTCACAGATGATGTCTTCCTCGTTACTAAATACGGCGATGAAATTATTGGCACGATTCTTCTACGAATACCATCCTCGCCGAAGTCGAAGGCAGAGACACAGGGGGAACAGCCAGTATTGGTGCGCGCATGGACCGTAGGACGCCGCTATCGCCAGAAGGGCATTGGAACCGGGCTGTTGGAGGAGGCGTTTTCCTACCTACAAGCCAGAAGCCTGCATGATCTAGATGTCAGATTCGATAGATCCCACGCAAATTCGTTCCGAGTACTACCAGGAATGTTTAATCGGCCCTTCGACAAGAGAGAAAATTGGGCAAGACGGAAGTTGGAGGGTGTCAGAAAAATACAAAACGTCATGGTGAAGAAGTAAATGAAACAGAAAGTTCCATGGAAATAGATCCTATAGAAACCcctaatattttttttttttttctatttttcgAATGAACTATTTGGACTATCAAGGCCCATTGCATCAGATTCAACTTATTCTCGCTTTCGGATCCCCAAGTGCAACTGGAGCCTCTGTAAGTCTTTTTGAAAATATTTCCGAAACAAAATCGATCTTCATGCCGTCAAGAccttcaaaaaagaaaaaaaatgggGACAAGGAATAGAGAAAAGCCAATAGAATTCATCCACCCGCCAAGTTGTCCATGTTGTGAGTGATGTTTCCTTGATAGGACAAGTTATTAGATTCTTGAGCGCCCATTTATTCCTGTTCCCATACTATTCGAAAAGCAAGCCGAGGGCGgcgaaggagaaaagaaaaaaaagaagtgTATCCCAGAGAGTTTTGACTAGGCCGGAAGGATGCATCACTTTTACCAAGCGGCGCCAGTGTTGCCTGCGTTCCAATCATCGGTTTTCGAGACAGGAGCCGGCGCAGCAGGTGCATCCCAACCGTCGTTCTCCCCGCCCCAAGCTGCATCGGTGGCTGCAACGTCCAAGTCATCGTCTTCACCATCTGTGTCGTCGTTCCACTCAACTTCGCCGTTTTCTGGGACATATGCTTCGAGGAAGTCCGGAATTTGCTGCTTGCATTCGAGAAGAACCTTGACCAAGTCCGTTGCGATGGCGGAGTCGCGACCGTCGTTGTAGAAAGAGGTGGCGAGTCCTTCGTTTCCAATTCTTGCAGTGCGCCCTGGCATAGATATTAGGAACTAGGAATGGTAACTTCAATAAATGTCGAGTATCTTACCGATGCGGTGGATATACTCGTCAATACCACCATGTTCGACGCTTGG is a genomic window of Coccidioides posadasii str. Silveira chromosome 3, complete sequence containing:
- a CDS encoding uncharacterized protein (EggNog:ENOG410PKX0~COG:S~TransMembrane:2 (i50-68o80-101i)), coding for MSESTPHFDTLEHLPQLVTYPAISEDDKISALRLIADSVAQQRQIAAKSLISHPLCITALVLLISLAGKYQSHGKSLGDLAFVGTTGAGCIMILLVLVQWVTSAYLEEASRVGTWKWLKSEAKDPSTPVSPLTDDVFLVTKYGDEIIGTILLRIPSSPKSKAETQGEQPVLVRAWTVGRRYRQKGIGTGLLEEAFSYLQARSLHDLDVRFDRSHANSFRVLPGMFNRPFDKRENWARRKLEGVRKIQNVMVKK